The Podarcis muralis chromosome 10, rPodMur119.hap1.1, whole genome shotgun sequence genome includes a region encoding these proteins:
- the TASOR2 gene encoding protein TASOR 2 isoform X2 has product MSPSNHKSSAERKTKALYCSWKGQLFIQQQRLCDIVLRSPFSSSIPAELPARLEIRYVVGISELRKKLPEAVFGENNYTNHEVCHQGILFRLYEVEMLNQNEQKVNQLTESLKEKDLALVKYLNDRAILILLSSSAIVKEKDSGPGESTCLQALFLISSPRPKCLTAKDLKCEHGANKRYSQVALVLPGLHHALVEAAKHPVDSGDPLSTLVKLHLQEFAKLDKKNLRPSTCSLDSPPLSSFDVFSKKPELESLSEKCPQSSLFRLQFYLSHPQNYALEMSTATAFLHGRTRSSRGSGGSSNLQEADTSSGLNLDSLARHEPIGTVETARTQRPGQPAPHSKEADVEPSEMGERTLEQHKRKSSRLLVANARKKLSPPKEVSSKEDKGKQKKARKENSNLSLPASKNSESPGGSNEPTLKLKILQNPLRRKRGAEVLSAEFVQQTPCESAVKAAPSSESLGVEEKKSRVSKQKKDSTAENVSSEKMSTRNQMKRKSSHQREDEIPPASDENDPSRERSLDQDACPSPKVLNCDSHALNLLADLALSSNSPLLSNSSGASLPPSPSRERRRLHKGKHSDKSSDHEYHRVTKKLKTASFSGKTGPESDLSPEQSGEGRESPSSSHENNPAGSSKRRAAKPSLATPPRETGYLSDSSIHSLISSEHSYASPVSESCKKGAPGTKNGVKNARLGPLVGKVMPFRHQQRICHPHKQLRGYIPFTRSAVMAARLKEDFSKSHKVTFCDKTVKVTFQWEADYPPNLDSKYTNNILERTVIRAVHGPWDTRLLDDSDEMMRILHMWVALFYNKPFRSPTIRNVVEYRNPSKFVSLRSIVDAFEVIDDDCEGSYSLEKCPADSLSDDNRTPREADERAVSSSEKPLSCNELSSTNCIDEAPIVIPDDPSDLPEEEESHVAASKPKEKVNPSDKVAVEKPDEELPLDPALSAESQSRNLTDEHTEGRSRPQERGTDAEATASVALAEVSQSDAASKDAEVLENSASKQPSANTMAGGVSAEKISELKASSPSAEEKEDSPRSGGAVLLRPAEIGWLEADSDCGEVNKPCREGRGSQDLPVDEEDIEGESTGWESIELALSDSNDTDSEPRDMDLDQENKEEEGCAIEDREAARASTSPVTFPPSPATVSEHQAESPGTQEDFVLSTPNSASLGPADAVKGFCLSEEDREDNLFDSLPLRTSPVNQITHDEVAQSPGTEDAVELAKHPMSPNQMDVAESTRRSQEDNKTNLEDSASAQAAGLKDMATRGESVESRDSVVLANSPKFPNPVGSDDTSFASTEEKGMNLADSVSPEESPVHQTSPDDVTELPTAQEDSVKSTKHHISLNQMDLIEDISQEEGNLTDPSPLQTCGPCQVQSSPSVQGESTGKQENSALSAPNLAPEKEIDLVAASCVSPEEDGIHMADVLKLQVSPVYQVISDEEEDLPGNQEHSAENSTLTKQTRSAEDSCIPQEKEALHLVGVAPLQVNELRCNIATQEEGKARQTTEQLGNSQGQSWHLDSKELDTSTDNQKCGVNSEDIEVSPVPRESASDDDKLSQAVVTVPEDIRSFLYELIDTVSGMTAVSKETAFAKENPALNWISSVTLECVTPPESDEESYATDKLAHYDPKWAMTGDSLAQPSNKRDSHMAVQRYGWYHSALQGSINSGQVDVAERKSHQETGAATDTLESSCCPEWEDTGTRSPERQFPLIQAAALCGVDPGQVSSEASMFEDQLRKAGREMLPFVPSVRPTECLSEESGSSAHKDTHDLYENPVENLEDPEGAPAGERPVPFVGATGVNINWENKCVSADGVPEPCGDVHHRGQPEILSTRSAASPDAMEMSCASDLSCENELHKGDGWMFLENKVAVPDVEAETIQYDWPSSFREGDRSVLPSPEESGPLKDYLNFTITKKHQEKNRSFQSSKRRSPFFGEQEWKNFSDRAWRVLNDPIQSTLDMECLRFHDKLKHTLKKPQPPTSGEGTPERLLQVTAETLPSRKVPEAPELSVPPRSRSPLLITILNRGPRHSAPHSTPRSRHSDPFEPPPPFASAQESVSNAARTKGQGQGPAAPFHLNKLTYNNKLKDSRGDISVIMDEFAELSRLMTQGDRQASFAAREPNPTSEDALEKRGPSLPQRTTSYEHLFTELCSTLHFKLKTVAQEACKKPYAFYLVETGDSPFFGRLKNLLKKGSHVEMKPLHFCKTSHSEGDRLMVIIRNEDIYRHIYKIPSLLRLKRFPSVTFVGVDNPEDIFDNTHQELFHSGGFVVSDDKVLEAMTMGELKDAVKTLEKLNCSHGRWSWLLHYKETKRLREDARKDPAAHAKEMLLKSCQGSNITEVLHYHQCDSKSSPRSEHLNCLLNLQVQHISRRFAVFLTEKPSASREAMENKGILVLDVNTFVATAENLAAPFRSGCW; this is encoded by the exons ATGTCGCCATCAAACCACAAGAGCTC AGCTGAACGTAAGACAAAAG CACTGTATTGTTCCTGGAAAGGTCAGCTCTTCATTCAGCAACAGCGACTGTGTGACATTGTTCTTCGTTCACCGTTTAGCAGCTCCATCCCAGCAGAGTT gCCAGCCAGACTAGAGATCAGGTATGTTGTGGGCATATCTGAGCTGAGAAAAAAGTTGCCCGAAGCTGTATTTGGGGAAAACAATTACACAAATCATGAAG TCTGCCATCAAGGCATTTTGTTCCGATTATACGAAGTGGAAATGTTAAATCAAAATGAACAAAAAGTGAATCAGTTAACAGAGAGCTTAAAGGAAAAAGATCTG GCACTTGTCAAATATTTAAATGACCGGGCGATTCTCATCCTACTTTCCTCATCTGCCATAGTAAAGGAAAAAG ATTCTGGCCCGGGCGAATCTACGTGTCTTCAGGCCTTGTTTTTAATCTCTTCCCCGAGGCCTAAGTGTTTAACAG CAAAAGATTTGAAATGCGAACACGGGGCAAACAAGAGATATTCACAAGTCGCTCTGGTTCTGCCAGGGCTCCACCATGCATTGGTGGAAGCGGCCAAGCATCCCGTCGACAGCGGAGACCCACTCAGCACTTTGGTGAAGCTGCACCTCCAGGAGTTTGCAAAGCTTGATAAGAAGAATTTGCGGCCGTCCACCTGCAGCCTCGATAGCCCGCCCCTCTCCTCTTTCGATGTGTTCTCGAAGAAGCCTGAGCTTGAATCTCTTTCCGAAAAGTGTCCCCAAAGCTCTCTCTTCCGCCTGCAGTTTTACCTGTCTCATCCCCAAAACTATGCGCTGGAAATGTCAACGGCTACCGCTTTCCTACATGGCAGAACTCGGTCTTCcagaggcagcggcggcagcagcaacttGCAGGAGGCCGACACTTCTTCAGGTTTGAATTTGGACTCTTTGGCACGCCACGAGCCCATTGGCACGGTTGAAACGGCCAGGACTCAGCGTCCGGGGCAGCCGGCCCCACATAGCAAAGAGGCTGATGTGGAACCCAGTGAGATGGGAGAGCGGACTTTGGAGCAGCACAAGAGGAAATCCAGTAGGCTCCTTGTGGCAAATGCAAGGAAGAAATTGTCTCCTCCGAAGGAGGTTTCCAGCAAGGAggacaaaggaaagcagaaaaaaGCCAGAAAGGAAAATTCGAATCTCTCCTTGCCAGCTTCCAAAAATTCAGAATCGCCTGGCGGCTCTAACGAACCTACCCTTAAATTAAAAATTCTTCAGAACCCGCTAAGGAGGAAGAGAG gcgctgaggttttgTCTGCGGAATTTGTTCAGCAAACGCCGTGCGAGTCGGCTGTGAAGGCCGCCCCCTCTTCTGAGAGCCTTGGAGTGGAAGAGAAGAAGTCCCGGGTCTCGAAACAAAAAAAAGACTCCACCGCTGAAAACGTTTCGAGCGAGAAGATGAGCACGAGGAACCAAA TGAAGAGGAAAAGTTCCCACCAGCGGGAGGACGAAATCCCTCCGGCTAGCGATGAGAACGATCCTTCGAGAGAGAGAAGCCTGGACCAGGATGCTTGCCCATCTCCCAAAGTGCTCAACTGCGACTCCCACGCCTTGAACCTGTTGGCCGACCTGGCGCTGAGCTCCAACTCCCCGCTGCTCAGCAACAGCAGTGGCGCCTCCTtgccccccagcccctcccgGGAGCGCCGCCGCTTGCACAAAGGGAAACATTCGGACAAGTCTTCGGATCACGAATATCACAGAGTGACGAAGAAGCTGAAAACGGCTTCCTTCTCTGGCAAGACGGGCCCAGAGTCTGATTTGTCTCCTGAGCAAAGTGGAGAGGGCAGAGAGTCTCCTTCCAGCTCTCATGAAAACAACCCCGCGGGTTCCAGCAAAAGGAGGGCTGCGAAACCCAGTTTGGCGACACCTCCAAGGGAGACGGGTTATCTTTCGGATTCGAGCATTCACTCCTTGATTTCTTCTGAGCACTCGTACGCCTCTCCGGTGTCTGAATCTTGCAAGAAGGGGGCCCCGGGCACCAAGAACGGTGTCAAGAATGCCAGGCTGGGGCCTTTAGTTGGGAAAGTCATGCCTTTCCGGCACCAGCAGAGGATCTGCCACCCTCACAAGCAGTTGAGGGGCTACATACCATTCACACGCTCTGCCGTCATGGCCGCAAGATTGAAGGAAGACTTCTCCAAGTCCCATAAAGTGACCTTTTGCGACAAAACTGTCAAAGTGACTTTCCAGTGGGAGGCAGACTACCCTCCCAACTTAGATAGCAAATACACTAATAATATCTTAGAGAGAACAGTAATTCGAGCTGTACACGG GCCCTGGGACACCCGCTTGTTGGATGATTCGGATGAAATGATGCGCATCCTGcatatgtgggtggcgctgttttATAACAAGCCGTTCAGATCCCCTACAATAAGGAACGTGGTCGAATACCGCAACCCTTCCAAATTTGTCTCACTGAGAAGCATCGTGGATGCCTTTGAAGTCATCGACGACGATTGCGAGGGGTCGTACAGCTTGGAGAAATGCCCCGCGGACTCTCTCTCCGATGATAACCGGACGCCCAGAGAAGCAGACGAGAGGGCGGTTTCTTCCTCGGAGAAGCCCCTCTCCTGTAATGAACTGTCCTCTACGAATTGCATCGATGAGGCTCCCATCGTTATCCCTGATGACCCCAGTGATCTGCCTGAGGAGGAAGAGTCCCATGTTGCTGCCAGCAAACCTAAAGAGAAGGTTAATCCTTCTGACAAA GTGGCTGTGGAGAAACCTGATGAAGAACTCCCACTGGATCCTGCCCTCTCCGCAGAGAGCCAGAGCAGAAACTTGACAGATGAGCATACCGAAGGGCGTTCGAGGCCTCAGGAGCGTGGAACTGATGCGGAGGCGACTGCGAGTGTCGCCTTAGCTGAGGTTTCCCAAAGCGATGCTGCTTCCAAAGATGCGGAAGTCCTGGAGAATTCAGCCAGCAAACAGCCTAGTGCAAACACGATGGCCGGTGGCGTTTCTGCAGAGAAGATTTCTGAATTAAAGGCTTCCTCTCCTTctgcagaggagaaggaggacagCCCACGGAGCGGGGGCGCCGTGTTGCTGCGTCCTGCTGAAATAGGCTGGTTAGAAGCAGACAGTGATTGTGGGGAAGTCAACAAACCGTGTAGAGAGGGGAGGGGGTCACAGGATCTCCCCGTAGATGAGGAAGATATAGAAGGAGAGAGCACGGGGTGGGAATCAATTGAACTTGCTCTTTCGGACAGCAACGATACTGACTCAGAGCCCCGAGATATGGACTTGGACCAAGAGAACAAAGAAGAGGAAGGCTGTGCAATAGAAGACAGGGAAGCTGCCAGGGCCTCTACATCCCCAGTCACTTTTCCACCATCACCAGCCACAGTTTCCGAGCATCAGGCAGAATCACCTGGTACCCAAGAAGACTTTGTACTATCAACCCCTAATTCTGCATCTCTAGGCCCAGCAGATGCGGTTAAGGGTTTCTGCCTTTCAGAGGAAGATAGAGAGGACAATCTGTTTGATTCCCTTCCATTACGGACTAGCCCTGTAAATCAAATAACCCACGATGAAGTAGCCCAGTCTCCAGGGACAGAAGATGCCGTTGAATTAGCCAAACATCCCATGTCTCCAAACCAAATGGATGTGGCTGAAAGCACCCGTAGGTCCCAGGAAGATAACAAAACCAACCTAGAAGATTCAGCTTCTGCACAAGCTGCTGGATTAAAGGATATGGCAACTCGAGGAGAATCTGTAGAGAGCCGAGATTCTGTTGTACTGGCAAACAGCCCCAAATTTCCAAACCCAGTCGGTTCGGACGATACTTCCTTTGCTTCCACAGAAGAGAAAGGAATGAATCTGGCTGATTCAGTTTCACCGGAGGAGAGTCCTGTCCATCAAACAAGTCCTGATGATGTAACAGAATTGCcaactgcccaggaagactctgTGAAGTCAACCAAACATCACATATCCCTAAATCAAATGGATTTGATTGAAGACATTTCCCAGGAAGAGGGTAACCTGACTGACCCAAGTCCGCTGCAAACGTGTGGACCGTGCCAAGTGCAGAGCAGCCCATCAGTTCAAGGGGAATCCACAGGGAAACAAGAAAATTCTGCTTTATCAGCTCCAAATCTTGCACCTGAAAAAGAAATAGACTTGGTCGCGGCTTCCTGTGTTTCGCCGGAAGAGGATGGAATCCACATGGCTGATGTGCTTAAGTTGCAGGTTAGTCCTGTCTATCAAGTAATATCTGATGAAGAGGAAGACTTGCCGGGGAACCAAGAGCACTCAGCTGAAAATAGCACACTCACAAAGCAAACGCGTTCAGCTGAGGATTCCTGCATCCCGCAGGAAAAGGAAGCCCTCCACCTGGTAGGTGTGGCTCCATTGCAAGTGAATGAACTGCGGTGCAACATAGCAACTCAAGAGGAAGGGAAGGCCAGGCAGACAACAGAACAACTTGGCAATTCTCAGGGCCAGAGTTGGCATTTGGATAGTAAAGAATTGGACACCAGTACTGACAATCAAAAGTGTGGCGTTAACAGTGAGGACATTGAAGTCTCTCCTGTGCCCCGAGAATCGGCATCCGATGATGATAAGCTAAGCCAAGCTGTAGTTACTGTGCCTGAAGACATCAGGTCCTTTCTCTATGAGTTGATAGACACTGTGAGTGGCATGACGGCCGTGAGCAAAGAAACCGCCTTTGCGAAAGAGAATCCAGCCTTAAACTGGATTAGTTCCGTCACCCTTGAGTGTGTGACCCCTCCGGAGAGTGATGAAGAGAGTTATGCCACTGACAAGCTTGCCCATTATGACCCCAAATGGGCGATGACAGGTGACTCTTTAGCGCAGCCTAGTAACAAGAGAGACTCTCACATGGCTGTACAAAGATACGGGTGGTATCATTCAGCACTGCAGGGAAGCATAAATTCCGGTCAGGTGGATGTGGCTGAAAGGAAGTCTCATCAAGAGACAGGAGCTGCTACGGACACCCTTGAAAGTTCATGCTGTCCAGAGTGGGAAGACACGGGCACAAGAAGTCCAGAACGCCAGTTCCCCTTGATCCAAGCAGCTGCGTTGTGTGGGGTTGACCCAGGACAAGTTAGTTCGGAAGCATCCATGTTTGAGGACCAGCTcaggaaggcaggcagagaaATGCTGCCTTTTGTGCCGTCAGTGCGTCCTACGGAATGTTTATCCGAAGAATCTGGGTCATCTGCACATAAAGACACACATGATCTGTATGAAAACCCGGTGGAGAATCTGGAGGACCCTGAAGGTGCTCCGGCCGGTGAAAGACCCGTGCCATTTGTCGGAGCTACGGGCGTGAATATAAATTGGGAAAATAAATGTGTTTCTGCGGACGGTGTCCCAGAACCCTGCGGAGATGTGCATCACAGAGGTCAGCCTGAGATACTGTCTACAAGATCTGCTGCCTCGCCAGATGCCATGGAAATGAGTTGCGCCAGTGATTTGAGCTGTGAGAACGAGCTTCACAAGGGTGACGGCTGGATGTTTCTGGAAAACAAGGTGGCGGTGCCTGATGTTGAGGCTGAGACTATCCAGTATGACTGGCCGTCCTCATTCCGGGAAGGCGATAGGTCTGTGCTGCCTTCTCCCGAAGAGTCGGGACCTCTAAAGGACTATTTAAACTTTACTATAACCAAGAAGCACCaagaaaaaaacagaagctttcagTCTTCCAAGAGGCGTAGCCCTTTTTTCGGAGAGCAGGAATGGAAAAACTTCTCCGATAGGGCTTGGAGGGTTCTGAACGACCCCATTCAGAGCACTTTAGATATGGAGTGTCTGCGTTTCCACGATAAGCTAAAACATACCCTTAAGAAACCACAACCTCCTACCTCTGGCGAAGGTACTCCGGAGCGCTTGCTTCAGGTAACGGCAGAGACGTTGCCATCGAGAAAGGTCCCTGAAGCTCCTGAGCTCAGCGTGCCACCCAGGAGCCGAAGCCCGCTTCTGATAACTATTTTGAATCGGGGCCCGAGGCACAGTGCCCCACACAGCACCCCCAGAAGCAGACACAGCGACCCTTTTGAACCTCCTCCCCCGTTTGCTTCTGCCCAGGAATCAGTGAGCAATGCTGCTAGAACGAAAGGTCAAGGACAAGGGCCGGCCGCTCCTTTCCACCTCAACAAGTTAACGTACAATAATAAGCTAAAGGATTCCCGAGGAGACATATCGGTCATCATGGACGAGTTTGCCGAATTGAGCAGGTTGATGACGCAGGGCGACAGGCAGGCGAGTTTCGCGGCCAGAGAGCCAAATCCTACCTCAGAAGATGCTCTGGAGAAAAGGGGTCCCTCCTTGCCTCAGAGGACGACGTCCTACGAGCACCTCTTCACCGAACTGTGCAGCACACTACATTTCAAGCTGAAGACGGTTGCCCAGGAAGCTTGCAAAAAGCCTTATGCATTCTACCTGGTGGAAACGGGCGACAGTCCTTTCTTTGGGAGACTAAAG AACTTGCTGAAAAAAGGGAGCCATGTGGAAATGAAGCCTCTGCATTTTTGTAAGACAAGCCACTCCGAGGGAGACAGACTGATGGTCATCATTAGGAATGAGGACATATACCGACACATATATAAA ATCCCGTCCTTGCTGAGGCTAAAGCGCTTTCCCAGCGTGACCTTTGTGGGAGTGGACAACCCTGAGGACATCTTTGACAACACGCATCAGGAGCTGTTCCACAGCGGGGGCTTCGTGGTGTCTGACGACAAAGTGCTTGAGGCGATGACAATGG GGGAGCTTAAAGACGCTGTCAAAACCTTGGAGAAGCTCAACTGCAGCCACGGGAGATGGAGCTGGCTCCTTCACTACAAAGAGACCAAGAGACTCCGAGAGGACGCCAG GAAGGACCCTGCAGCTCACGCCAAGGAGATGCTCCTGAAATCCTGCCAGGGTTCCAACATCACTGAAGTTCTCCACTACCACCAGTGCGATTCCAAGTCTTCCCCGAGATCTGAGCATCTGAATTGCTTGCTGAACTTGCAGGTTCAGCACATCAGCAGGAGATTTGCCGTGTTCCTCACAG AGAAACCCAGCGCCAGCCGAGAGGCCATGGAGAATAAGGGGATCCTGGTGCTGGATGTAAATACTTTCGTTGCGACGGCTGAAAATTTGGCAGCACCGTTTAGAAGTGGCTGTTG GTAA